The Aliiroseovarius pelagivivens DNA segment AACCAGCGATACAGACCTGTCCCGAATTGCGGAAAATGCCATTGGCCGAAACCTTGACTGCTTCGTCCAAATCCGGAACGTCAGCAAACACGATATTCGGTGATTTGCCACCTAGTTCCAAATAGCAGCGCTTAAGGTTAGAGCGCGCAGAGTACTCAAGCAGCTTGCGGCCAATAAATCCCGAACCCGTAAACACCATTACATCCACATCCATCGAAAGACCGATGGCTTCACCAACGACGGATCCTTTGCCGGTGACGACATTGAAAACACCCGGCGGCATGCCAGCTTCCAGCGCGAGCTCTGCCAATCGCACCAACGTCAACGATGCAGTTTCAGCGGGTTTCAGAACCACAGTATTGCCCGCTGCCAGCGCTGGTGCGAATTTCCACGATCCGATCATAAGCGGAAAATTCCACGGGACGATCGCACCGACAACACCAACTGGTTCACGATGGACCAGTGCAAGTACAGATGGATCCGTCGAGGCCACTTCTCCGTAGATCTTGTCAATTGCTTCAGCGTAGTAGCGAATGGTGTTTGCTGCGGACATCGGCTCGGCTTTGATGGCCATATTGATCTCGGTGCCATTATTGCGCACACCAAGAACAGCAATCTCCAGCGCTTGCTCTTCGATCAAAGCAGCCCATTTCATCAGGATTTTCTTACGTGCCGACGGCGCCAAATCCGACCACCGGCCATCGTCAAAAGCCCGCCGTGCGGCGGCGATACCAGCGTTTGCGTCTTCAACAGTTCCTCGCGCCATCGTCGTCAGGACCTCGCCATTCAACGGAGAGATCACATTCAGAACATCCCCATCAGAGGAGTCGCGTTTTTCACCATCAATGATGTGCTGGAACGGAGAAACCGGCGCATTTCGAAGCTCGTCAATCCGAATCTGGTCAAGCATTTTCGTACCTTTCTGAAGGCGTGTTATTCGTCTGCGAATGCGATCGTGGGCACATCAACGATGGTAGCCCCACCATCGATGGTCAGCACGGCACCCGTGATCAATGCGGCCTCTTGCGAGCATAGGAATGCAGCGGCATTGGCGATGTCTTCAGGCATGGCGGGTTTACCCAGTGGAACGTCCCGCGTCACCAAAGCATAGGCCTCTTCGACCGAGGACAAGCCCTTTCGTTCGACCAGCTCCGCCATCTCGCTATCAGCCATTTCCGTGCGCACCCACCCCGGGCAGATGGTGTTGCATCGTACGCCTTTACCGCCATAGTCGCGTGTGATGGATTTGGCCAAGCCGATTAGCGCGTGCTTCATCGTCACATAGCCACACGCTTCCGGCCCCGCTGCCAAACCAGCGATCGAGGACATCATCAAGACATTGCCTTGCTGCGCGATCAGATCCGGCATGGCCGCACGAGCAGTGACCATTGCCGTATTCAGGTTGGCCTGAACAGATTTGTCCCAATCGTCGTTGGTGTTATCCGTCAGCGTACCAAATCCGAATCCACCAGCGTTGCAAACCAACACATCCAGCGGACCAAAGTGGCTGTTTATATGCTGGATCGCAGCATTCACCTGCTCGGTATCGGCAGCATCGGCCTGCACAACCAAACCGTTGATCGGTTCAGCAACCGCCTGAAGCGGTTCCGCGCGACGGCCCATAACGGCGACATTCGCACCTTCATCGCTAAGCCTGCGCGCAATCGCGGAGCCAATGCCCGTCCCTGCCCCGGTGACCAAAACGGTTTTTCCGTTAAATCTTGTCATCTCTTGCGTCCTTTCGATTTTTGGTCAGCTTTGTTGGCTGTCATGAATGTCGTGGTCATGTGAAGTTTCCGGCTCGGAATAGCGGCGTTCGCGGACGACGCCCCAGATATGGAAACCGATCAGCAACACGATTGCGATGGCCAGACCCGCCGCAATCGGACGGTCTACGAAGTCTAGGGGATCTCGAACCCGCGCCATGGCGGAACGAAGTTTAACTTCCATGATCCCACCCAGAACCATTCCGAGGATGATCGGCACAATCGGAAGGTTCTGACGTTTCAAGATAAGCCCCATCACTCCAAATGCCGCTGCGATGGCGCAATCGGTAGCCGAATTCCGAAGTGAGTAGATGCCGACAAAGGACAACGTCAGAATTACCATCCCAAGAAAACGGGTCGGGATCTGGATGATCTTCATCAGAATGTTTGAAGAGAAACAAACAAAGATCACGACGATTACATTTAGCAAGATCATTGCAATGTAGAGCGCATAGATGAAATCCATGGAGTCTCGGAACAGCGCCGGTCCTGGCACAACATTGTGCACGTAGAACACCGTCAGCATCATCGCTGTTAGAGCCTCGCCAGGAATGCCAAGCGCCAGCAAAGGGATCATCGCTGCGGCTGGTACAGCATTGTTTGCGCTTTCCGCTGCGACCAACCCCTCTTCGCTGCCCTTGCCAAACTCTTCTGGCGTTTTCGAGCTTTTCTGGGCGTAAGTGTAGCTTAGGAATTGTGCTGTGAACTCACCGACACCGGGGATCATCCCCATGATTACGCCAAATCCGGAACCAACGGACGCAACGCGTTTGTGGCGGAAAACCCGAAACATTGAACGAAACATATTCCCTTCAAGCAGCTGTCCTTTTGGTGCGTGGTCGGGTTGTGTCAAGAGCATGAAGGCTTGGCTCAAGGCGAAGAGTCCAAGCACCACAACGATCAGATCAAAACCCGAGTTCATGAAGTCCAACCCGAACGTGAAGCGTTGCGTGTACTTCACTGGCTCAAGTCCTACGGTGCCAAGAAAGATGCCGAAAGCAGCCAAGGACCCGGCGGCAAATGTTTGTCCGCGGTGCGCAATCACAACGAGGACAATCCCCAACAATGCGGCCAAAAATATCTCGCGCGAGCCAAAGTGTGGAGCGATTTTTGCAAGAAGGGGCGTAAGAAGGATCAGCGCGAGGATCGACAGAATACCACTGAAGAATGAAGCTCCATATGCAAGGCCAAGGGCGCGCAATGCATGCCCGCGCTTCGTCATCGGATGGCCGTCATAGGTAGTGAGTGCGTTGACAGCTGTACCGGGCGTATTGATCAAAATCGCAGGCAGCGAACCGCCATACATCGAAGATCCGTAGATTCCCAATAGCATCGTCAAACCTACAATGGGTTCGAATGAAAATGTTGCTGGCAACAAAATGGCAATGGCGACAGCAGGCCCAACTCCGGGAATGGCGCCGATGATGACACCCCCGATCGATCCAATCAGCAAAGCGACTACCACTTGCGGTGCGAAGAGAATGTCCAGTCCGGACAGAAAAGCTTCCATCATTTAGCCCCTAGAAATAGATCATTATGAAGTTGCGCGCGGCACCCGCAGGCAAGAGGTCATAGACGGCACCCGCTGGGATCTTGACCTGCAGGACGCCTTTGAAAACAACAACAACACCAAGTGCCACGCCCATTGCTGACGCGATCCACGTCCAGCCTCGGTACCCCAAGCGCCGCGTTAGAAGCTGGGTGAACACTATTGTCATGGGCAGATAGCCGAGTAGTGGGACCAACAGGACGTAGCCCATGAACCAACAAACAAACTCGAGTGATTTGACCCACATCATGATCTCTTGCATGCGACCTGCGATCCGCTCGGAAACCAAAGACCCCACAAGATGCATGAGAGAGAACACAACCATCAAAGAAACGGCCACTGACGGCCAGAACGCCGGCTGCGCAAACAGTTTGGTGCGTGGCACCCAAGTTGTCTGGAATGGAAGATTAACCGCCAGAAAAAACGCAAAGGCTACTGAAAGGGATGCCATTACGAGGTCCCCAGGTCGACGATAGCGTTTGAATAGATCTTGCAGCGTCTTAACGTGCGACATTGTAAATCACCCCGAGAAACCGTGTGAGTAGGGCGAGCCGGCTCACTAGCCGACTCACTGAGTGGTAGAGGGAGATTACTCGCCTAGAATCGAGTTGATTCTGTCCAACGTGGCACTGTCCGTTTCAATCCGTGCAGCAGCGCTTGCAGCGTCTTCCCAGTAGATTAGTGCGCCGGTTTCGGCTGAGATCTCTTTGACACGGTCGGAGCTCATTACTTTCTCGGCGACCATTGCGATCTTCGCACGCACGTCTTCAGGCGTGTCTTTGTGCACAAAAAGCCCGTTCCAGAGACTAACATTCAGATCCGGCGCCATTTCCCCAACAGTGGGTACATCGGGAGTAAGCTGAATACGTTCATCACCGATCGTGGCAAGCACGTTCACGTTGTCGATACACGGAAGCACCGATTGCAGGTTGGTGTTGATTACGTCCGCGTCACCAGACGCCAAAGTGTTGCAATCAAGCGAGTCGAATGCTGTGTCGGCAGAGTATTCCATGCCCTTGGCGTTCGCGAGAGCGAGCGACACTTGGGTCGGGACCAGGTATGAGCCGAAATGCCCAAGTACTACTGGGTTTTCCTGCGCGTGCTCAACGAGACTATCCATATCTGAATAGGGCTGGCTCTTTGATGAAGCCAGTACGAAGGGATAGGTCAGGAAAATTCCGATGGGCTCGAACGGGTTCGGGTCCAGCGCCGGAATGCCGACATGCGGGCCGACGACGGGGATGTCGATTACAAACGATCCAACTGTATAGCCGTCGGCCGGCGCACCGGCAACTTCAGCCGCGCCCGGGAAAGGGCCGCCGCCGCCGCCAGGTTTATTCACGACGGCCGCAGGCGTTCCATATGCCGCCTGAAACTCATCCGCGATCAAGCGAGTAACGATGTCTTCCAAATCTCCGGGAGGGAATGGAACCACAAAGCTTACTGGTTTCTCAGGATATTCAGCCCATGCAGCAAGCGGTGCAAGGCAAGTGGCGAGCGCGAGCGCTGTCGCTTTCTTAGTTTGTCGTTTCATCGGTTTTCTCCTCCTAATCCCGAATTTGTCTTGTGTGTCATTATTTGACACGCTATAGTCAGAATTGCAACTAATTTGTTTTACATTACTGATGAAGCGATCAGGAATACAAAACACGGAGTGGAACAAAGCCATGGGAACGATCACTAAGGCATTGACATTGCTAACCCATTTTTCATCCAGCCGCGGCGAGATCGGACTTGCGAACTTCGTGCGGCTTAGCGGTGGCGATAAGGCCACCGTTCGACGGCATCTGGTTGAACTGGAAAAGAATGGGTTCTTAGAGCAACACCCCGAGACTCGCGGTTATCGCCTAGGGCCAGCAGTTTTGAGACTGGCTTCTGTGCGCGAGAAGCATCTACCGATTCGCAGCGCAATCAGGCCTGTTGTTGACAGGATGGCAGAACAACTAGGCGAGCTCGTTCACGCTTCGCTCTTGCAAGGGGATGTTATGTCGCCCACCTACCACGCCGACCCGTTGCGGCATGGGTTGCGTGTAATTTTCGACGAAGCAGAGTTGCTGCCACTGCACGCAACCGCTTCGGGTCTTGCGATCCTGGCGTTTGGGCCAGAAGGGATCATCGACACGGCGTTTTCTAGCGCGATGACTTCATTCGCGCCAAACACCGTAATCGCACGTTCCGACATGTTGCATCTCATCGAGCAATTCCAAGCCTGCGGATACAGTTTCTCGGATCAGTATTTCACCAGAGAAATTGTCTCATTTGGCATGCCTTTCTTTGGGCCAGACGGAGAGGCGATCGGCACAGTGGCCGTTCCTGTTCCGCAGTCCCGCCTGACTGACGAATTGAAAGACAACATCCTGTCGTCGCTCAGAGCAGGATGCATCGACATCACCCAGTCTTGCGGCGGGCGTGTCCCAGACGATCTGGCGGCGATTTGGGAAACCCTTCCCATCACTAATCCCCAGACTTCACATGAAGAGGTGTAACTTGACCAGAACCACACAACAATTGCTTGCAGATCGGAACAGGCTTCTGGGGCCAAACGTCTCTACGTTCTATGACGACCCAATTCACGTCGTAAAAGGTGAAGGCGTCTGGCTTTGGGACGCCGATGGGCGCAAGTATTTGGATTGCTATAACAATGTACCTCATGTCGGACATTGTAATGAGCGCGTCGTCGAAGCGATCTGTCGTCAGGCTTCCACCCTCAACACCCACACCAGATATCTACACGAAGGCATCCTCGACTACGTCGAACGCTTGACCTCCACATTGGATGGCGCGCTCGACACTGCGGTAATGACCTGTACAGGCTCGGAAGCCAACGACATCGCTTTGCGCATGGCCGAAGGTATGACCGGAAAGCGCGGAATTATTGCAACCGATGCGACCTATCACGGAAACACATCGCTGGTCAGCCAATTGAGCCAATCCAACGTGCCGACCGTTGGCTTTGGGCTAAGGCAATACTTCCGCTTTGTGGAAGCGCCCGACAGCTACCGCAACCCGGATCCAGACGGCACAAAATTCGCCGCATCCGTATCCGAGCAGATTGCAGCACACGAAGAAAGTGGCACCGGTTTCGCAGCCCTCGTGATCTGCCCCTATTTCTTGAACGAAGGCTTTCCCGATCATCCGGATGGATGGTTGAAACCCGTCGCAGAGGTTGTCCGCAAAGCCGGAGGGTTGCTGATTTGCGACGAAGTCCAATCCGGGTTTGGTCGCACAGGCACCCACATGTGGGCGCACCAAAAGATGGGGATCGTGCCCGACATCATGACACTGGGCAAACCG contains these protein-coding regions:
- a CDS encoding aldehyde dehydrogenase, which gives rise to MLDQIRIDELRNAPVSPFQHIIDGEKRDSSDGDVLNVISPLNGEVLTTMARGTVEDANAGIAAARRAFDDGRWSDLAPSARKKILMKWAALIEEQALEIAVLGVRNNGTEINMAIKAEPMSAANTIRYYAEAIDKIYGEVASTDPSVLALVHREPVGVVGAIVPWNFPLMIGSWKFAPALAAGNTVVLKPAETASLTLVRLAELALEAGMPPGVFNVVTGKGSVVGEAIGLSMDVDVMVFTGSGFIGRKLLEYSARSNLKRCYLELGGKSPNIVFADVPDLDEAVKVSANGIFRNSGQVCIAGSRLLVERCIHDEFVEKLAAFVETLNPGDPLNIKSTAGAVNSMSQLQQNLGFVEEARDLGRGIRTGGTRILEETGGYFMAPTVITGVHPRDRLATDEVFGPVLAVIPFDTEEEAVEIANGTDFGLSSAVWTSNLSRAHRMIRAIQAGVVHVNTYGGADTTVPLGGVKQSGNGHDKSLHALDKYLELKTAWIKL
- a CDS encoding IclR family transcriptional regulator, with the protein product MGTITKALTLLTHFSSSRGEIGLANFVRLSGGDKATVRRHLVELEKNGFLEQHPETRGYRLGPAVLRLASVREKHLPIRSAIRPVVDRMAEQLGELVHASLLQGDVMSPTYHADPLRHGLRVIFDEAELLPLHATASGLAILAFGPEGIIDTAFSSAMTSFAPNTVIARSDMLHLIEQFQACGYSFSDQYFTREIVSFGMPFFGPDGEAIGTVAVPVPQSRLTDELKDNILSSLRAGCIDITQSCGGRVPDDLAAIWETLPITNPQTSHEEV
- a CDS encoding SDR family NAD(P)-dependent oxidoreductase yields the protein MTRFNGKTVLVTGAGTGIGSAIARRLSDEGANVAVMGRRAEPLQAVAEPINGLVVQADAADTEQVNAAIQHINSHFGPLDVLVCNAGGFGFGTLTDNTNDDWDKSVQANLNTAMVTARAAMPDLIAQQGNVLMMSSIAGLAAGPEACGYVTMKHALIGLAKSITRDYGGKGVRCNTICPGWVRTEMADSEMAELVERKGLSSVEEAYALVTRDVPLGKPAMPEDIANAAAFLCSQEAALITGAVLTIDGGATIVDVPTIAFADE
- a CDS encoding tripartite tricarboxylate transporter substrate binding protein, with protein sequence MKRQTKKATALALATCLAPLAAWAEYPEKPVSFVVPFPPGDLEDIVTRLIADEFQAAYGTPAAVVNKPGGGGGPFPGAAEVAGAPADGYTVGSFVIDIPVVGPHVGIPALDPNPFEPIGIFLTYPFVLASSKSQPYSDMDSLVEHAQENPVVLGHFGSYLVPTQVSLALANAKGMEYSADTAFDSLDCNTLASGDADVINTNLQSVLPCIDNVNVLATIGDERIQLTPDVPTVGEMAPDLNVSLWNGLFVHKDTPEDVRAKIAMVAEKVMSSDRVKEISAETGALIYWEDAASAAARIETDSATLDRINSILGE
- a CDS encoding tripartite tricarboxylate transporter TctB family protein, which translates into the protein MASLSVAFAFFLAVNLPFQTTWVPRTKLFAQPAFWPSVAVSLMVVFSLMHLVGSLVSERIAGRMQEIMMWVKSLEFVCWFMGYVLLVPLLGYLPMTIVFTQLLTRRLGYRGWTWIASAMGVALGVVVVFKGVLQVKIPAGAVYDLLPAGAARNFIMIYF
- a CDS encoding aspartate aminotransferase family protein; its protein translation is MTRTTQQLLADRNRLLGPNVSTFYDDPIHVVKGEGVWLWDADGRKYLDCYNNVPHVGHCNERVVEAICRQASTLNTHTRYLHEGILDYVERLTSTLDGALDTAVMTCTGSEANDIALRMAEGMTGKRGIIATDATYHGNTSLVSQLSQSNVPTVGFGLRQYFRFVEAPDSYRNPDPDGTKFAASVSEQIAAHEESGTGFAALVICPYFLNEGFPDHPDGWLKPVAEVVRKAGGLLICDEVQSGFGRTGTHMWAHQKMGIVPDIMTLGKPMGNGHPVGAVVTNTDILATFRKGYRYFNTFGGNPVSCAAAMAVLEELQEKNLVDNAKTVGAYARSRLDQLASKYSVIGNTRGSGLVFGAEMVLNHDDKSPASEFTDRVINAMRHRGIILSKLGRHKNTLKIRPPMPFSIENADLLFDTLDDVLAKTPVTP
- a CDS encoding tripartite tricarboxylate transporter permease, which encodes MEAFLSGLDILFAPQVVVALLIGSIGGVIIGAIPGVGPAVAIAILLPATFSFEPIVGLTMLLGIYGSSMYGGSLPAILINTPGTAVNALTTYDGHPMTKRGHALRALGLAYGASFFSGILSILALILLTPLLAKIAPHFGSREIFLAALLGIVLVVIAHRGQTFAAGSLAAFGIFLGTVGLEPVKYTQRFTFGLDFMNSGFDLIVVVLGLFALSQAFMLLTQPDHAPKGQLLEGNMFRSMFRVFRHKRVASVGSGFGVIMGMIPGVGEFTAQFLSYTYAQKSSKTPEEFGKGSEEGLVAAESANNAVPAAAMIPLLALGIPGEALTAMMLTVFYVHNVVPGPALFRDSMDFIYALYIAMILLNVIVVIFVCFSSNILMKIIQIPTRFLGMVILTLSFVGIYSLRNSATDCAIAAAFGVMGLILKRQNLPIVPIILGMVLGGIMEVKLRSAMARVRDPLDFVDRPIAAGLAIAIVLLIGFHIWGVVRERRYSEPETSHDHDIHDSQQS